The Salinispora tropica CNB-440 genome has a window encoding:
- a CDS encoding helix-turn-helix domain-containing protein, with protein sequence MTASPTVRRRRLAAALRRLREQTGMTADQAAKEVGISKSALSRIENAQVSVMPPVARGLLELYGVEGEEIDALVQIARDARKRGWWQAYDDVLPDWFGVYVGLEAEASEVRAFEPQLIPGLLQTADYARAVIRAEHPDSSNEEVDRRVELRMRRQESNNSPKLWVVLDEATLRRPVGGVDTFRAQLRRLIEESDRPGNTVQILTFGAGEYGSMGSAFSVLSFPELADSGVVYVETRAGSLYLEGHQVREYSRVFEHLVATAASARESRDLIQEAIDER encoded by the coding sequence ATGACTGCGAGCCCGACTGTCCGTCGTCGACGTTTGGCCGCTGCACTGCGCCGCCTTCGCGAGCAGACGGGCATGACCGCCGACCAGGCCGCCAAAGAGGTTGGCATCTCGAAGTCCGCGCTCAGCCGGATCGAGAACGCCCAGGTCTCGGTGATGCCGCCGGTCGCCCGTGGCCTCCTTGAGCTGTACGGCGTCGAGGGCGAGGAGATTGACGCGCTCGTCCAGATCGCGCGGGACGCCCGCAAGCGCGGCTGGTGGCAGGCGTACGACGATGTGCTGCCGGACTGGTTCGGGGTCTACGTCGGGCTGGAAGCCGAAGCGTCGGAGGTCCGCGCCTTCGAGCCGCAGCTGATTCCCGGGCTACTCCAGACCGCCGACTACGCCCGCGCCGTCATCCGTGCGGAACACCCGGACTCCTCCAACGAGGAGGTGGACCGTCGGGTGGAGTTGCGGATGCGCCGCCAGGAGTCCAACAATTCGCCGAAGCTCTGGGTGGTGCTGGACGAGGCGACGCTACGGCGACCTGTCGGTGGCGTCGACACCTTCCGCGCCCAGCTACGGAGACTGATCGAGGAGTCAGACCGACCCGGCAACACCGTGCAAATCTTGACCTTCGGTGCCGGCGAATACGGTTCGATGGGCAGCGCGTTCAGCGTGCTGAGCTTCCCGGAGTTAGCGGACTCGGGGGTCGTCTACGTCGAAACGCGAGCGGGTAGCCTCTATCTCGAAGGCCATCAGGTCAGGGAGTATAGCCGGGTCTTCGAGCACCTGGTCGCCACGGCAGCCAGCGCTCGTGAGTCCCGCGACCTGATCCAGGAGGCGATCGACGAGCGGTGA
- a CDS encoding LLM class flavin-dependent oxidoreductase, whose amino-acid sequence MRVGVLILPSASWAQAQEMWRTADEMGLAHAWTSDHIAWQDMIGKEWYSAVPTLAAAAVVTRRITLGTLVSSPNFRHPVPYAKEIVTLDELSGGRFILGIGAGGSGVDATFLGQEQEWTPNERAERFAEFVELMAELLSNSITDAEGQYYRARQAPITPVEGPPPHIPLAVAANGKRGMALAARHGDIWVTNGRSPRNGVVPPVARPDDVAGQVRQLADICESVGRDPSTQRRLLMYVNREPTALASLDVFRETVDTYRRVGITDLVVPFPGQAPFNTSMEVLEQVAGILPELGADA is encoded by the coding sequence ATGCGAGTTGGGGTGCTCATCCTGCCGTCGGCCTCCTGGGCGCAGGCCCAGGAGATGTGGCGAACCGCCGACGAAATGGGGCTCGCCCACGCGTGGACGAGTGATCACATCGCCTGGCAGGACATGATCGGTAAGGAGTGGTACTCGGCGGTGCCGACCCTGGCGGCCGCGGCGGTTGTTACCCGTCGGATCACGCTCGGCACCCTCGTCTCGTCGCCGAACTTCCGACACCCGGTGCCCTACGCCAAAGAGATCGTCACGCTCGATGAGCTCAGCGGTGGGCGCTTCATCCTGGGTATCGGTGCTGGTGGCAGTGGAGTCGACGCCACCTTCCTCGGCCAGGAGCAGGAATGGACACCCAATGAACGCGCCGAGCGGTTCGCCGAGTTCGTGGAGTTGATGGCTGAGTTGCTGTCCAATTCCATCACCGATGCCGAGGGCCAGTACTACCGGGCGCGACAGGCGCCGATCACGCCGGTGGAGGGCCCGCCCCCACACATTCCGTTGGCGGTTGCCGCCAACGGGAAACGCGGCATGGCGCTGGCCGCGCGACACGGGGACATCTGGGTGACCAACGGCCGGTCGCCGCGTAACGGAGTTGTCCCCCCGGTTGCCAGACCCGACGACGTCGCGGGACAGGTACGCCAGTTGGCCGACATCTGCGAGTCTGTCGGCCGTGACCCGTCAACCCAGCGTCGGCTGTTGATGTACGTGAACCGGGAGCCAACGGCGCTCGCCTCCCTGGACGTGTTCCGGGAGACCGTCGACACGTACCGCCGGGTGGGCATCACCGACCTGGTCGTGCCCTTTCCAGGACAGGCGCCCTTCAACACAAGCATGGAAGTACTCGAACAGGTAGCCGGGATCCTGCCCGAACTGGGAGCGGACGCCTGA
- a CDS encoding ABC transporter ATP-binding protein — translation MFRFFENAADPFGVDEPADAPQRVLPYLISEFRPLRFILAAGLLATVVSAGVELWLIAYAGRLVDTLAGADSAALWQTHGMELFVVGALILFVRPLLALFNEGLDDIAFRPNARTRALWRAHRRVSRQPVGWFREDLSGRIATRVREGSAAAAMATYTVVHTLAFVFTYIVGSVWLLGSVDPRLVLPLAVWILLYAGLMTYVVPRYRAASEHHQDADSAVTGLLVDSYANVDTLALLDVPAAADRAVFAAERRARLRIERLEVTMNVGMVCLSGILMVGLIGYGILLWQAGAAPIGMVAATLALTFRITAMAEWLLDGVSALFGCLGTLRRALRTIAQPPVVTDRPNAGALAVRGGAIRITNVSHHYGTGSGGLDGLSLEIAAGEKVRDNIGLAAAGEESIVAAARQAVAHDFITVLSDQGGRTGYHAHVGERGVKLSGGQRQRIALARAIHKDAPILILDEATSALDSEVEAAIQDTMDKVMAGCTVIAVAHRLSTIARMDRIVVLDQGRIVEDGTHAELLRHNGRYAALWARQAGGFLGR, via the coding sequence GTGTTTCGCTTCTTCGAGAACGCCGCGGACCCCTTCGGTGTCGATGAGCCCGCTGACGCACCACAGCGGGTCCTGCCCTATCTGATCTCCGAGTTCCGGCCGCTGCGGTTCATCCTCGCCGCCGGCCTGCTCGCCACCGTTGTCAGCGCCGGCGTCGAGCTCTGGCTCATCGCCTACGCTGGCCGCCTGGTGGACACGCTCGCCGGGGCCGACTCGGCGGCGCTGTGGCAGACCCACGGCATGGAGCTGTTCGTGGTCGGGGCGCTGATTCTCTTCGTCCGGCCCCTCCTCGCTCTGTTCAACGAGGGCCTGGATGACATCGCGTTTCGGCCCAACGCACGCACCCGCGCGCTCTGGCGAGCGCATCGGCGGGTGTCCCGGCAGCCGGTCGGCTGGTTCCGCGAAGACCTCTCCGGTCGCATCGCCACCCGGGTGCGGGAGGGTTCGGCCGCGGCGGCCATGGCGACGTACACCGTCGTGCACACGCTCGCCTTCGTCTTCACCTATATCGTTGGGTCGGTCTGGTTGCTGGGCTCCGTCGACCCACGCCTGGTGCTGCCGCTGGCGGTGTGGATTCTGCTCTACGCCGGGCTGATGACTTACGTCGTGCCGCGTTACCGTGCCGCGTCAGAACACCATCAGGACGCCGACTCGGCGGTCACCGGCCTGCTGGTCGACTCATACGCCAACGTCGACACGCTCGCGTTGCTCGACGTACCAGCCGCAGCGGACCGGGCCGTCTTCGCCGCCGAGCGCCGCGCCCGGCTGCGGATCGAGCGGCTCGAAGTCACCATGAACGTCGGGATGGTGTGCCTCAGTGGGATCCTGATGGTGGGGCTGATCGGTTACGGCATTCTGCTGTGGCAGGCCGGTGCCGCCCCCATCGGTATGGTCGCCGCCACGCTGGCACTGACCTTTCGGATCACCGCGATGGCAGAGTGGCTGCTCGACGGTGTCTCGGCGCTTTTCGGGTGTCTCGGTACCCTGCGACGCGCGCTGCGCACGATCGCCCAGCCACCAGTGGTCACCGACCGGCCGAACGCGGGAGCGCTGGCGGTGCGGGGCGGGGCCATCAGGATCACCAACGTCAGTCACCACTACGGCACGGGCAGCGGTGGGCTGGATGGGCTCAGCCTCGAGATCGCCGCGGGCGAGAAGGTCCGGGACAACATCGGTCTGGCCGCAGCCGGGGAGGAGAGCATCGTCGCGGCGGCGCGACAGGCGGTCGCACACGACTTCATCACCGTCCTGTCCGACCAGGGTGGTCGTACCGGCTACCACGCTCATGTCGGGGAGCGGGGCGTCAAGCTCTCCGGTGGCCAGCGTCAGCGCATCGCCCTCGCTCGTGCCATCCACAAGGACGCGCCGATCCTCATCCTGGACGAGGCGACCAGCGCCCTCGACTCCGAGGTCGAGGCGGCGATCCAGGACACCATGGACAAGGTCATGGCCGGTTGTACGGTGATCGCCGTCGCGCACCGACTGTCCACGATCGCCCGCATGGACCGGATCGTCGTACTCGACCAGGGGCGGATCGTCGAGGACGGTACCCACGCCGAACTGCTGCGCCACAACGGCCGCTACGCCGCCCTCTGGGCGAGACAGGCTGGTGGGTTTCTCGGCCGGTGA
- a CDS encoding GbsR/MarR family transcriptional regulator yields the protein MELDPPQREWVEAIGLFLERSGFPPSSARIYGLLLMSAEPELSFEDLVSTLGFGKAAVSTGLRRLQETNRISERTRPGERRRYFRARLGPEIGVDRFRAFSSALCDLLEKGVALRGSRADAEITADLEASVRFLRFLDAELGGLRARWEANGDG from the coding sequence GTGGAGCTCGACCCGCCCCAGCGGGAGTGGGTCGAGGCGATCGGATTGTTCCTCGAACGCTCGGGGTTCCCGCCCAGCTCGGCGCGGATCTACGGACTGCTGCTGATGTCGGCTGAGCCCGAGCTGTCCTTCGAGGATCTGGTGTCCACGCTTGGCTTCGGGAAGGCCGCCGTCAGCACGGGCCTACGCCGTTTGCAGGAGACCAATCGCATCAGTGAGCGCACCCGGCCGGGTGAACGGCGACGCTACTTCCGGGCACGACTGGGGCCCGAGATCGGCGTCGACCGCTTCCGTGCCTTCAGCTCCGCGCTGTGTGACCTGCTGGAGAAAGGGGTCGCCCTTCGGGGCAGCAGAGCCGATGCCGAGATCACCGCCGACCTCGAGGCATCGGTAAGGTTCCTTCGCTTTCTCGACGCGGAGCTGGGCGGGCTGCGGGCACGGTGGGAGGCGAACGGTGATGGCTGA
- a CDS encoding VOC family protein produces the protein MGSPFDIEACSTDVVGLLARRSLYAVRRTCLSPDLCTGSEAGYGRMVVEGKAVKNRLHLDVRFGTGLVGAERVAALEAACARLVALGAVRVRLLTADGYNESCLVTRNVEGNEFCLD, from the coding sequence GTGGGTTCGCCGTTTGACATCGAGGCTTGCTCGACAGACGTCGTCGGCCTTCTGGCGCGTCGATCTCTGTACGCGGTCCGGCGTACCTGCCTGTCACCCGATCTCTGCACCGGCAGTGAGGCGGGCTACGGCCGGATGGTGGTGGAGGGAAAGGCGGTGAAGAATCGGCTGCACCTTGACGTGCGGTTCGGCACCGGCCTCGTCGGCGCCGAGCGCGTGGCCGCCCTTGAGGCCGCGTGCGCTCGGCTGGTCGCGCTCGGCGCGGTACGCGTGCGACTCCTGACCGCTGACGGCTACAACGAGTCATGCCTGGTGACGCGGAATGTCGAGGGCAACGAGTTCTGTCTCGACTGA
- a CDS encoding class I SAM-dependent methyltransferase, with protein sequence MEAKVRRGRYSIVRLRSAVHDRLHAESEIMEYHQRGGERARLAAGQGRLGFLRTWDVLSRVLPDAPTALLDIAGATDAYAGTLTQVSYHVQVVEPVPEHVAEAAAPPGVTAILGNARALPAVVSSVDAVLLLGPLYHLPEHADRLAVWREAARVVRVGGMVVATTISRCASLFDAFVKDYFTDVHSAKRRQLAMVAIDKEYDSKGRMARRHLHEKDTSQVLVSGHTLDVGHPGHGFGRNTLIQHLPARNSPMCGLQSASSTTVTREGGPAGEGHRHWVGTPGRTPRRRDGRHRA encoded by the coding sequence ATGGAAGCAAAGGTGCGGCGGGGCAGGTATTCGATTGTCCGCCTGCGGTCAGCGGTACACGATCGACTGCATGCTGAATCCGAGATCATGGAGTACCACCAGCGGGGCGGCGAGCGGGCCCGCCTCGCGGCCGGCCAGGGCAGGTTGGGCTTCCTGCGCACGTGGGACGTCTTGTCCAGAGTGCTCCCCGATGCGCCCACGGCATTGCTGGACATAGCGGGAGCGACCGACGCCTACGCCGGCACGCTGACGCAGGTCAGCTACCACGTCCAGGTTGTCGAACCGGTGCCCGAGCATGTGGCTGAGGCGGCAGCGCCCCCGGGGGTGACCGCCATTCTCGGGAATGCCAGAGCCCTGCCCGCTGTCGTTAGCAGCGTTGACGCGGTCTTGCTGCTCGGGCCGCTGTATCACCTCCCGGAGCACGCGGATCGCCTTGCGGTATGGCGGGAGGCCGCTCGTGTTGTGCGTGTTGGTGGCATGGTCGTGGCCACCACGATCAGCCGGTGCGCGTCGCTGTTCGACGCTTTCGTCAAGGACTACTTCACTGACGTCCACAGTGCCAAACGCCGGCAGCTCGCCATGGTCGCAATCGACAAGGAGTACGACTCGAAGGGCCGGATGGCAAGGCGACACCTGCACGAGAAGGACACCTCACAGGTCCTGGTCTCCGGACACACACTGGATGTCGGTCACCCCGGTCACGGTTTCGGAAGAAACACCCTCATTCAGCACCTTCCAGCGCGAAACTCACCGATGTGCGGGTTACAGTCCGCTTCGTCGACGACGGTCACACGTGAAGGAGGACCGGCTGGTGAAGGTCACCGTCATTGGGTCGGGACACCTGGGCGCACCCCACGCCGCCGGGATGGCCGACATCGGGCATGA
- a CDS encoding DUF397 domain-containing protein, translating into MDEMDMTCVTWRKSTRSNGSGNCVEVATELAGEVGLRDSKDPSGPILTFSPTAWATFVRATQTEGSHH; encoded by the coding sequence GTGGACGAGATGGACATGACCTGCGTGACCTGGCGGAAGAGCACTCGCAGCAACGGCTCTGGCAACTGCGTCGAGGTTGCAACCGAACTGGCGGGGGAGGTCGGGCTCCGGGACAGCAAGGACCCGAGCGGCCCGATCCTGACCTTCTCCCCGACAGCCTGGGCCACCTTCGTCCGGGCCACACAGACCGAAGGATCGCACCACTGA
- a CDS encoding amidohydrolase family protein, producing MPGLVDAHTHLAFDPHGPTEHQMVHDDDATVLGRMREHAARALRAGVTTVRDMGDRGYLGLRLRAEYAEDTSGPQVLAAAPPITRSGGHCWYLGGEADDTDQLVTAVQARADHGTDLLKIMATGGMSTSGSNAAAAQYTLDELRAVTRTAHDRDLPVSAHAHATRGITDAVAVGVDSIEHCTFMTADGVKLDPATVDAIAAAGIFVGCTVVRPRDGMPEEVLRTIAPYWENQAYLRRRGVRVVCCTDAGISPHKPHDILPSDVAYFASQVGTNAEALASVTSLAAQACRLGHRKGRVAVGYDADLLAVTGNPLIDINVMTQARAVFRAGKRVR from the coding sequence ATGCCCGGTCTGGTGGACGCGCACACCCATCTGGCGTTCGATCCGCACGGGCCCACCGAGCACCAGATGGTTCACGACGACGACGCCACGGTCCTGGGCCGGATGCGCGAACACGCGGCTCGCGCGCTGCGCGCCGGCGTCACCACAGTCCGGGATATGGGCGACAGGGGCTACCTCGGGCTGCGGTTACGGGCCGAGTACGCCGAGGACACCAGCGGACCACAGGTGCTCGCCGCCGCGCCACCGATCACACGCAGCGGCGGGCATTGCTGGTATCTCGGCGGCGAGGCAGACGACACGGACCAACTGGTCACGGCGGTTCAGGCCCGAGCAGACCACGGCACCGACCTCCTGAAGATCATGGCGACGGGTGGGATGAGTACCAGCGGCTCGAACGCCGCAGCGGCGCAGTACACCCTCGACGAACTACGCGCGGTCACGCGGACCGCCCACGACCGGGACCTGCCGGTCAGCGCCCATGCCCACGCGACCAGGGGGATCACCGACGCCGTCGCGGTCGGGGTCGACAGCATCGAGCACTGCACGTTCATGACCGCCGACGGGGTGAAGCTCGATCCGGCGACGGTCGACGCGATCGCCGCCGCCGGAATCTTCGTCGGATGCACGGTCGTGCGACCCAGAGACGGGATGCCCGAGGAAGTGCTCCGGACCATCGCGCCCTACTGGGAAAATCAGGCGTACCTGCGTCGCCGTGGCGTTCGCGTCGTCTGCTGCACCGACGCGGGCATCAGCCCGCACAAGCCCCACGACATCCTTCCGAGCGACGTCGCATACTTCGCCAGCCAGGTCGGCACCAACGCCGAGGCGTTGGCTTCAGTGACGTCGTTGGCCGCACAGGCGTGCCGCCTCGGCCACCGGAAGGGACGGGTAGCGGTTGGCTATGATGCCGATCTGCTGGCCGTAACTGGAAACCCACTCATAGACATTAATGTCATGACCCAGGCTCGCGCGGTCTTCCGCGCCGGAAAGCGCGTACGCTGA
- a CDS encoding VOC family protein, with translation MTARFHNICVDCPDPYALAGFWAQVFGCLREAQPGDSEVILRPEGGPVLLFLAVPEDKVVKNRLHLDLEPTDRTRAQEVARLIEIGATHVADHTHPDGSGWFVLADPEGNEFCVLRSAAERPQRD, from the coding sequence GTGACCGCACGTTTTCACAACATCTGCGTCGACTGCCCCGACCCGTACGCTCTGGCGGGCTTCTGGGCCCAGGTCTTCGGGTGCCTTCGGGAGGCCCAACCCGGTGACTCGGAGGTCATCCTGCGGCCCGAGGGTGGTCCGGTACTGCTGTTTCTGGCCGTTCCCGAGGACAAGGTGGTCAAGAACCGCCTGCACCTCGACCTGGAGCCAACCGATCGGACCCGGGCCCAGGAGGTTGCCCGCCTGATCGAGATCGGAGCGACGCACGTCGCTGACCACACCCACCCGGACGGCTCAGGCTGGTTCGTGCTCGCCGACCCGGAGGGTAACGAGTTCTGCGTCCTGCGCAGTGCCGCCGAACGCCCTCAGCGCGACTGA
- a CDS encoding DivIVA domain-containing protein has protein sequence MRVFFRRSRRRRRSVLWPTCYRSAAYDPLWPWQVRGRRFRSTPLGRRGLDPHEVGEFLDRVAGDLAAVYDALARSRRETDRVKDALRRWQSEQAQARRAVLDQESRR, from the coding sequence ATGCGCGTCTTCTTCCGGCGTTCCAGGCGTCGTCGGCGGTCGGTTCTCTGGCCGACCTGCTACCGCTCGGCGGCCTACGATCCGCTGTGGCCCTGGCAGGTGCGGGGACGGCGGTTCCGATCAACGCCGCTGGGGCGGCGCGGGCTGGACCCGCACGAGGTGGGGGAGTTCCTCGACCGGGTCGCCGGTGACCTGGCCGCCGTCTACGACGCGCTGGCGCGCAGCCGGCGGGAGACCGACCGGGTCAAGGACGCGCTGCGCCGCTGGCAGTCCGAGCAGGCCCAGGCCCGGCGGGCGGTCCTGGACCAGGAGTCCCGGCGGTGA
- a CDS encoding UDP-glucose dehydrogenase family protein: MKVTVIGSGHLGAPHAAGMADIGHEVIGVDIDPAKVETLNAGRGWFHEPELDVLLARNIDTGRLRFTTDFAAAAAFGDVHFLAVGTPSGPDGAYDLTQVSAAIERLAPHLERPCLIVGKSTVTPGTAELIEAQARRLSPAGDGVQVAWNPEFLREGTAVADTLTPDRIVLGVATTEAEETLRLLYAPITSGHGCPLVVTDRITAEMVKATANAYLATRISFVNAVAEMCTVVGANVAELADAIGHDARIGHQYLHPGLGFGGGCLPKDLHAFTAQAERGGVAAAAEFLRGVNGVNLHMRTRAVALATAAVGGEVRGRRIALWGTAFKPGIDDVRDSPALDIAVRLHEAGARVTAYDPQGLAMSRRSAPQLSYATTATEAAIDAELIVVGTGWPEFGALDPHVVAERVTRRALLDTRGVISGRRWRAAGWSVYGLGYQS; the protein is encoded by the coding sequence GTGAAGGTCACCGTCATTGGGTCGGGACACCTGGGCGCACCCCACGCCGCCGGGATGGCCGACATCGGGCATGAGGTGATCGGCGTCGACATCGACCCGGCGAAGGTCGAGACGCTGAACGCGGGGCGAGGCTGGTTTCATGAACCGGAGCTCGATGTGCTGCTGGCCCGTAACATCGACACCGGAAGACTCCGCTTCACCACCGACTTCGCGGCGGCAGCCGCCTTCGGCGATGTGCACTTCCTCGCGGTCGGCACCCCCTCCGGCCCGGACGGCGCATACGACCTGACCCAGGTCAGCGCAGCGATCGAGCGGCTGGCCCCACACCTCGAGCGCCCCTGCCTGATCGTCGGCAAGTCCACCGTCACGCCTGGAACCGCTGAGCTGATCGAAGCTCAGGCCCGCAGGCTCTCCCCCGCCGGCGACGGCGTTCAGGTGGCTTGGAACCCCGAGTTCCTCCGTGAGGGCACCGCGGTGGCCGACACCCTGACTCCGGACCGCATCGTCCTCGGCGTCGCCACGACCGAGGCCGAGGAGACCCTACGGTTGCTGTACGCACCGATCACCAGCGGCCACGGCTGCCCGCTCGTGGTCACCGACCGGATTACCGCCGAGATGGTCAAGGCGACCGCGAACGCCTACCTGGCCACCCGGATCTCGTTCGTCAACGCCGTCGCCGAGATGTGCACGGTGGTCGGCGCGAACGTCGCCGAACTGGCCGACGCGATCGGCCACGACGCGCGCATCGGGCACCAGTACCTTCACCCCGGCCTCGGCTTCGGCGGCGGTTGTCTGCCCAAGGATCTGCACGCCTTCACCGCTCAGGCCGAGCGGGGCGGCGTGGCCGCCGCCGCCGAGTTCCTGCGCGGCGTCAACGGCGTGAACCTGCACATGCGCACCCGCGCTGTCGCGCTGGCCACCGCCGCGGTCGGCGGCGAGGTGCGAGGACGACGGATCGCCCTGTGGGGCACCGCGTTCAAACCCGGTATCGACGACGTACGTGACTCCCCCGCGCTCGACATCGCGGTACGGCTACACGAAGCCGGCGCGAGGGTCACGGCGTACGACCCGCAGGGGCTGGCGATGTCCCGGCGGTCGGCGCCGCAGCTGAGCTACGCCACGACGGCAACCGAGGCGGCCATCGACGCCGAACTGATCGTGGTGGGTACGGGGTGGCCGGAGTTTGGCGCGCTCGACCCCCACGTGGTCGCCGAGAGGGTGACTCGAAGAGCGCTGCTGGACACCCGTGGCGTGATCTCCGGTCGACGCTGGCGAGCCGCCGGGTGGAGCGTGTACGGACTTGGCTACCAGTCCTAG
- a CDS encoding GNAT family N-acetyltransferase codes for MLTLTRDDGYLLSTAPERLDLDRVHHWLATDAYWARGRDRATVERAFAGSIGFGVYRPEGGCQVAVARVVTDGATFGWLCDVYVEPAERGRGLGTWLTGAVRDHLAELGVRRILLATADAHGVYAKLGFAPLPRPDRWMLLDNR; via the coding sequence ATGCTCACCCTGACTCGCGACGATGGCTACCTGCTCAGCACCGCACCCGAGCGGCTCGACCTGGACCGGGTCCACCACTGGCTCGCCACCGACGCGTACTGGGCTCGCGGGCGGGACCGGGCGACCGTGGAGCGCGCCTTCGCGGGCTCGATCGGCTTCGGCGTCTACCGCCCCGAGGGCGGGTGCCAGGTCGCGGTGGCCCGGGTGGTCACCGACGGAGCCACCTTCGGCTGGCTCTGCGATGTCTACGTCGAGCCGGCCGAACGCGGACGTGGGCTGGGCACCTGGCTCACCGGCGCGGTCCGCGACCATCTCGCGGAGCTCGGCGTACGCCGCATCCTGCTGGCCACCGCGGACGCGCACGGCGTGTACGCCAAGCTCGGCTTCGCTCCGCTCCCGCGACCGGACCGGTGGATGCTGCTCGACAACCGGTGA